A stretch of Numenius arquata chromosome 11, bNumArq3.hap1.1, whole genome shotgun sequence DNA encodes these proteins:
- the DCTN4 gene encoding dynactin subunit 4 isoform X2 — MASLLQSERVLYLVRGEKEMRAPLSQLYFCRYCSELRSLECVSHEVDSHYCPSCLENMPSAEAKLKKNRCANCFDCPCCMHTLSTRATSIPAPLPDDPAKTTMKKAYYLACGFCRWTSRDVGMADKSVASGGWQEPENPHTQRINKLVEYYQQLAQKEKIERDRKKLVRRRNYMPLAFSDKYGLGTRLQRQRPGAPISALAGLSLKEGEDQKEIKIEPADAVEEVEPLPEDYYTRPINLTEVTTLRQRLLQPDFQPICASQLYPRHKHLLIKRSLRCRKCEHNLSKPEFNPTSIKFKIQLVAVNYIPEVRIMSIPNLRYMKESQVLLTLTNPVENITHVTLLECEEGDPDNINSTAKVAVPPKELILAGKDAAAEYDELAEPQDFQDDPDVIAFRKANKVGVFIKVTPQKEEGEVTVSFKMKHEFKNLAAPIRPSEDGEHTSEVIWLTHHVELSLGPVLP, encoded by the exons ATGGCGTCGCTGCTGCAGTCGGAGCGGGTGCTGTACCTGGTGCGCGGCGAGAAGGAGATGCGGGCGCCGCTGTCGCAGCTGTACTTCTGCCGGTACTGCAGCGAGCTCCGCTCCCTGGAGTGCGTCTCGCACGAG GTGGACTCTCACTACTGCCCCAGCTGCCTGGAAAACATGCCTTCAGCTGAAGCCAAGCTGAAAAAGAATAG ATGCGCTAACTGCTTTGATTGCCCCTGCTGCATGCACACCCTTTCCACCCGGGCCACGAGCATTCCTGCTCCGCTCCCTGACGACCCGGCCAAGACTACCATGAAGAAAGCATATTACTTGGCCTGTGGATTTTGCCGCTGGACTTCCCGGGATGTGGGCATGGCAGACAAGTCTGTCG CTAGTGGTGGCTGGCAGGAGCCGGAGAATCCTCACACACAGAGG ATTAACAAACTGGTAGAGTATTACCAGCAGTTGGCCCAGAAAGAGAAGATCGAGCGGGACCGGAAGAAGCTGGTGCGGCGCCGGAACTATATGCCCCTGGCCTTCTCG GACAAATATGGCTTGGGAACCAGGCTTCAACGCCAGAGACCCGGAGCACCGATCAGTGCCCTCGCTGGACTCTC GCTGAAAGAAGGAGAGGACCAGAAGGAGATCAAGATTGAGCCGGCTGATGCAGTTGAAGAAGTGGAACCCCTTCCTGAGGATTACTACACAAGACCAATCAATCTGACAGAAG TGACGACTCTGCGTCAGCGTCTGCTGCAGCCTGACTTCCAGCCGATCTGCGCTTCCCAGCTCTACCCACGTCATAAGCATCTCCTGATCAAACGCTCGCTGCGCTGTCGG AAATGTGAACATAACCTGAGCAAACCAGAATTTAATCCAACATCTATCAAATTCAAGATCCAGCTGGTTGCTGT TAACTATATCCCTGAAGTGAGAATCATGTCTATTCCCAACCTGCGCTACATGAAg GAGAGCCAAGTCCTCCTGACTCTGACCAATCCAGTGGAGAACATCACGCATGTCACGCTGCTGGAATGCGAGGAAGGAGACCCTGATAACATCAACAGCACTGCCAAG GTGGCAGTTCCTCCCAAGGAGCTTATTCTGGCTGGCAAAGACGCTGCGGCGGAATATGATGAGCTGGCAGAGCCTCAAGACTTCCAGGATGACCCTGA CGTTATTGCCTTCAGAAAAGCCAACAAGGTAGGAGTTTTCATCAAGGTCACCCCGCAGAAAGAAGAGGGCGAAGTGACCGTGAGCTTTAAGATGAAGCACGAGTTTAAAAACCTGGCTGCTCCCATCCGGCCCAGCGAGGACGGCGAGCACACCTCGGAGGTCATCTGGCTCACCCACCACGTGGAGCTCAGCCTCGGCCCGGTGCTCCCGTAA
- the DCTN4 gene encoding dynactin subunit 4 isoform X1: MASLLQSERVLYLVRGEKEMRAPLSQLYFCRYCSELRSLECVSHEVDSHYCPSCLENMPSAEAKLKKNRCANCFDCPCCMHTLSTRATSIPAPLPDDPAKTTMKKAYYLACGFCRWTSRDVGMADKSVASGGWQEPENPHTQRINKLVEYYQQLAQKEKIERDRKKLVRRRNYMPLAFSQHTIHVVDKYGLGTRLQRQRPGAPISALAGLSLKEGEDQKEIKIEPADAVEEVEPLPEDYYTRPINLTEVTTLRQRLLQPDFQPICASQLYPRHKHLLIKRSLRCRKCEHNLSKPEFNPTSIKFKIQLVAVNYIPEVRIMSIPNLRYMKESQVLLTLTNPVENITHVTLLECEEGDPDNINSTAKVAVPPKELILAGKDAAAEYDELAEPQDFQDDPDVIAFRKANKVGVFIKVTPQKEEGEVTVSFKMKHEFKNLAAPIRPSEDGEHTSEVIWLTHHVELSLGPVLP, translated from the exons ATGGCGTCGCTGCTGCAGTCGGAGCGGGTGCTGTACCTGGTGCGCGGCGAGAAGGAGATGCGGGCGCCGCTGTCGCAGCTGTACTTCTGCCGGTACTGCAGCGAGCTCCGCTCCCTGGAGTGCGTCTCGCACGAG GTGGACTCTCACTACTGCCCCAGCTGCCTGGAAAACATGCCTTCAGCTGAAGCCAAGCTGAAAAAGAATAG ATGCGCTAACTGCTTTGATTGCCCCTGCTGCATGCACACCCTTTCCACCCGGGCCACGAGCATTCCTGCTCCGCTCCCTGACGACCCGGCCAAGACTACCATGAAGAAAGCATATTACTTGGCCTGTGGATTTTGCCGCTGGACTTCCCGGGATGTGGGCATGGCAGACAAGTCTGTCG CTAGTGGTGGCTGGCAGGAGCCGGAGAATCCTCACACACAGAGG ATTAACAAACTGGTAGAGTATTACCAGCAGTTGGCCCAGAAAGAGAAGATCGAGCGGGACCGGAAGAAGCTGGTGCGGCGCCGGAACTATATGCCCCTGGCCTTCTCG CAACACACTATACACGTAGTG GACAAATATGGCTTGGGAACCAGGCTTCAACGCCAGAGACCCGGAGCACCGATCAGTGCCCTCGCTGGACTCTC GCTGAAAGAAGGAGAGGACCAGAAGGAGATCAAGATTGAGCCGGCTGATGCAGTTGAAGAAGTGGAACCCCTTCCTGAGGATTACTACACAAGACCAATCAATCTGACAGAAG TGACGACTCTGCGTCAGCGTCTGCTGCAGCCTGACTTCCAGCCGATCTGCGCTTCCCAGCTCTACCCACGTCATAAGCATCTCCTGATCAAACGCTCGCTGCGCTGTCGG AAATGTGAACATAACCTGAGCAAACCAGAATTTAATCCAACATCTATCAAATTCAAGATCCAGCTGGTTGCTGT TAACTATATCCCTGAAGTGAGAATCATGTCTATTCCCAACCTGCGCTACATGAAg GAGAGCCAAGTCCTCCTGACTCTGACCAATCCAGTGGAGAACATCACGCATGTCACGCTGCTGGAATGCGAGGAAGGAGACCCTGATAACATCAACAGCACTGCCAAG GTGGCAGTTCCTCCCAAGGAGCTTATTCTGGCTGGCAAAGACGCTGCGGCGGAATATGATGAGCTGGCAGAGCCTCAAGACTTCCAGGATGACCCTGA CGTTATTGCCTTCAGAAAAGCCAACAAGGTAGGAGTTTTCATCAAGGTCACCCCGCAGAAAGAAGAGGGCGAAGTGACCGTGAGCTTTAAGATGAAGCACGAGTTTAAAAACCTGGCTGCTCCCATCCGGCCCAGCGAGGACGGCGAGCACACCTCGGAGGTCATCTGGCTCACCCACCACGTGGAGCTCAGCCTCGGCCCGGTGCTCCCGTAA